A region from the Leopardus geoffroyi isolate Oge1 chromosome C2, O.geoffroyi_Oge1_pat1.0, whole genome shotgun sequence genome encodes:
- the STRIT1 gene encoding sarcoplasmic/endoplasmic reticulum calcium ATPase regulator DWORF has translation MAEKESTLSHLLVPILLLIGWIVGCIIMVYVVFS, from the coding sequence AATCTACACTATCACACCTTCTGGTCCCTATTCTTCTCTTGATTGGCTGGATTGTGGGCTGCATCATAATGGTTTATGTTGTCTTCTCTTAG